A window of Nerophis lumbriciformis linkage group LG21, RoL_Nlum_v2.1, whole genome shotgun sequence genomic DNA:
gtgttttttgtttacattgttattgccttctggttagctaatgtttgccctgcaggtaatagtcacttttccacccctttatatattaggtatagttgtaagtaaaaaaaaaaaaaggtcaaagacaaagttattcggtttcttgtgagtatatacacttcactgccgatgtgggggggggggcgccacctaaaatcttgcctagggcgccagattggttagggccgggccttgCCCACCAGTGTCCCGAATTGAAAAGACAAATAAAatgagtcatttaaaaaaatgtggaaattgtaagGACAAGAcgacaaaaataagaaaaataaaaaatgtggctCCTGCAGTTTTGGGACCCCTGATTTATCCAAACAAGTCCTGTTTTAATAGTTTCTCCACCTGTGTGAGTGTCATCCTggtaataaagtaaaaacaaataaagtgagtaatttaaaaaaatgtggaaatggtagggacaagacaacaaaaataaaacaaattaaaatgtgGCGCCCTGAGTCAAGTTTCTGGACCCCTGATTTATCCAAACAAGTCCTGTTTTAATAGTTTCTCCACCTGTGTGAGTGTCATCCTggtaataaagtaaaaacaaataaagtgagtaattaaaaaaatgtggaaatggtagggacaagacaacaaaaataacaaaaattaaaatgtggCGCCCTGAGTCAAGTTTCTGGACCCCTGATTTATCCAAACAAGTCCTGTTTTAATACCCCCCAACTGTGAGGAAAAACTGGCAGCgactgtggtaccgtttttttttacttgccagtattgtgtaaaaaaaacaaacccaaaaaaacaattttccagTAAAAGTTATTTCAACTGAGATGCCAGCTTTTGTTTTTCCTGTTAAATACAGATTTAATTTTACAGGCCAAATTTGTTTTtggatatcaaatcaaatcaaatcaactttatttataatattgcatgattttttttgtgcaaaatatgcatcaaaataaattcaagtttgattaaaaaaagtacaataattgtattttttttataggtGGGTGGGGCGGGGCTCCAAATACAgttctgcttagggccccaatttagggATAGGTGCGGCCCTGACCTTTACGCAACCATACTGCCTTTTCAAAACAAATATGATTCTTGCAATATGTTTGGTGATGAAGCAAGGAAGTGATAGGTATAAGAGGTTACCTGTCGGTGATGATCTGGAATGGAGACTTGAGAGAATCCGCTCTGTGGTCGCTGTCTTCATCTGgaaagaaaaaaaggtggaattgAAGTGTCGGTGCGAGTGTGCGCGGCGACGCGCGCGGTGTTCGCATACCGTCTCGTTTTGGGCTAAAGCTTCCGGACGAGTCCCCGTCCCCGTCGCTGTCGTCCTCCGTCCCCGACGCGCCGGTGGCGCGCCCGGGTCGCGCGGCGCAGGACGCGTGCGCGCCGCGGAAAGAAGGCACGACGTGTCCGCCCGGCGCGCCCCCGAGGAGCGACCTCATGTTCAAAAGCGAGTTGGCGTTGAGGAAGGCCGCGTTGGCCCAGTTGTGCAGTTTGCCGATCTGGCAGGTGTAAATCCCGTGGTGACCCGGGAGCAGCGCCGGGTGGTGCGCATGTGCGTGCAGGGCGGCTTTGTGCGCGCCGCTGTCCGGGGCCGCGGCGGTCTCCGCGAGGGACCAGATTTTGGGTTTGCTCTGCGGCGGTCTGCTCGGGGAGAGATCCGCGTCGAGTTTGACCACCGCAGGCTGGACTTTGCCGAGGGAAAGAGCCTCCACCCCGCGGAGGCCCTCCGCGGAAAGCGTCCTGGGGCTCCCCTCAGTCGAGGCCTCCCTGTCGGCCGCCTCCATCTCCGCCTTCCTGCAGCCTGCGCGCTCCTCCTCCGGCCGCTCGATGTCCACCGTCTCCAAGTcgatctcctcctcctcctcctcgtcgctGCCGTTCTTGCCGTGCTCGTCCTCGTTGTCGCTGCTGAAGATGCGTCCGTCCCGGTCCTCCGCGCTGCGGCCCCACGTCACCTTGTTCTCCTTCTTCAGGCGCCGGCGCGCGTTGGCAAACCAGGTGGACACCTGGAGGAGGCCAAAAAAGAAGGCGATTTAAAATATGCTAAttcattttgataaatcatcgaAATCGTGATTTGTATCCCAGGGGCCCTCAAACTACGACCCGCGGGCCCCATTAGCGTCCCGAGTTGAAAAGACAAATAaagggagtaaaaaaaaaaaaaaaaaaagaagtgggaATTGTAGGGAcaagagaataaaaaaaaaaagtggccccccgagtcaaaatgtttCGGGGCCCCTGATTTATCCAAACAAGTCGTAAACCAGGTGGACACCTGAAGTAGGCCAAAAAAGAACGCGATTTAAAATATGCAAATTAATTTTGAATTATCATCGAAATCGTGATTTGTATTTAAGGGCCCTCAAACTACGACCCGCGGGCCCCACTAGCGTCCCGAGTTGAAAGGACAAATAAAgggagtaaataaaaaaaaaaagtgggaattGTAGGGAcaagagaataaaaaaaaaaagtggccccccgagtcaaaatgtttCGGGACCCCTGATTTTTCCAAACAAGTCGCAAACCAGGTGGACACCTGGAGGAGGCCAAAAAAGAACGCGATTTAAAATATGCAAATTAATTTTGAATTATCATCGAAATCGTGATTTGTATCTCAGGGGCCCTCAAACTACGACCCGCGGGCCACACTAGCGTCCCGAGTTGAaaagacaaataaagtgagtaaatacatttttttgtggaaattgtagcgatcccaaaagggacaagcggtagggaaatgaatggatggatggatggaagagaacaaaaatttaaaaaatgtggcccccaagtcaaaaagtttcggGACCCCTGATTTATCCAAACAAGTCGCAAACCAGGTGGACACCTGGAGGAGGCCAAAAAAGTACGCGATTTAAAATAtgcaaattaattttaaattattatcGAAATCGTGATTTTTATCCCAGGGGCCCTCAAACTACGACCCGCGGGCCACACTAGCGTCCCGAGTTGAaaagacaaataaagtgagtaaatacatttttttgtggaAATTGTAGGGacaagagataggctccagcaccccccgcgatcccaaaagggacaagcggtagggaaatgaatggatggatggaagagaacaaaaatttaaaaaaaatgtggcccccaagtcaaaaagtttcggGACCCCTGATTTATCCAAACAAGTCGCAAAGCAGGTGGACACCTGGAGGAGGCCAAAAAAGAATTTGAAATATGCAAATTAATTTTGAATTATCATCGAAATCGTGATTTTTATCCCAGGGGCCCTCAAACTACGACCCGCAGGCCCCACCAGCGTCCCGAGTTGAAAAGAAAAAGTGCATATAAATTGTCTATTAATTAattcccagccccttcctgctctgtcactgataaatGTATCATGGTAAATATCCCTTCAGGTGGTGCTGGTCTTAAAAGATGGTAGCTGTGGGTTCAACCCCCGGTCAGACCTAAACCACAAGGTTTTGCACACCGTAAAAAAATAAGAACTGTAGAGTTTACtgtaagaaaaataaaaatggcagctcagtaaaagtggtagtgtttttttttccatttacagtaatgcattgtaaTAACAACCGTACATTAATGGTGAACCACCACCAGGCTGGCATGTTACTGTAAACCTGGtaccatttttttgttttacagtaaTTCGCTGTAAAAACAACTTGTTGAAAAGTTGAAtagaaaataaagacaaataaagtgagtaattaaaaaaaaaaagaggaaattgTAGGGACAAgagaacaaaataaaaaaaaatgtggcccccgagtcaagggttagggttaactaACTAACTTTAACTAACTTGTATCCCAGGGGTCCTCAAACTATGACTCGCGGGCCCCACCAGCGTCCCGTGTTGAaaagacaaataaagtgagtcatttcaaaaaaaaatgtggaaattgtagggacaaaataaaaataataataaaaaagtggcCCCTGCAGTTTTGGAACCCCTGGTTTATCCAAACAAGTCCTGTTTTAATAGTTTCTCCACCTGTGTGGGTGTCATCCtggtaataaagtaaataaataaaaacaaataaagtgagtaatacaaaaatttttgggaaattgtaATGACaagacaacaaaaataaacaaattaaaatgtggcccctgagtcaagtTTCGGGACCCCTGATTTATCCAAACAAGTCCTGTTTTAATAGTTTCTCCACCTGTGTGGGTGTCATCCtggtaataaagtaaataaataaaaacaaataaagtgagtaatataaaaaatgtggaaattgtagtGACaagacaacaaaaataaacaaattaaaatgtggcccctgagtcaagtTTCAGGACCCCTGATTTATCCAAACAAGTCCTGTTTTAATAGTTTCTCCACCTGTGTGAGTGTCATTctggtaataaaataaatacaaataaagtgagtaattaaaataatttggaaATTGTAGGGACAAgacaacaaaaatttaaaaaaaaatgtggccccCAGGTCAAGGTTCGGGACCCCTGATTTATCCAAACAAGTCCTGTTTTAACACTCCCCTCCCACCTGTGTGAGTGTCATCctggtaataaaataaatacaaataaagtgagtaattaaaataatttggaaATTGTAGGGACAAgacaacaaaaatttaaaaaaaaatgtggccccCGGTTCAAGGTTCGGGACCCCTGATTTATCCAAACAAGTCCTGTTTTAACACTCCCCCCCACCTGTGTGAGTGTCATCCTGGTAATGATGGCCAGCATGATCTTCTCTCCCTTGGTGGGATAAGGGTTCTTCTGGTGCTCCTGCAGCCAGGCCTTCAGGGTGCTGGTGGTCTCCCGGGTGGCCGTCTTGGCCCTCGACGGGTCCCCGTAGGGATACTGTCCGTATGGGTAGAAGCTCTGCGCGGCGTGCACAGCAGGCAGGGAGGCCGGGTGGGCACCGGGGCTGTCCTTCAGCTCGTACTGGGAGCCCTGGAAGATATGGACAAAATTACAATTTAGTGCATATTTTATTGCGCTGCagaaaaaaatgcaataaacaaATGTTATTAACACCGATATTAAATTAAAGATGAAGCACAAAGTTGACTTACCATCTGGGAGATGAGAGCGAGGTCTGGAGCTCCGCTATACGGCAAAAAGGCACTATAGTTGGGGGCCGCCCACGGGCTCCCGTACATCCCCAGCATGGAGCCCACAGCAGCGGCTGCGGCCGACGAACTCACCCCGCTCTCGGCGCTTGCTTCCCGGCTCGAGGCCGGCCGTTCCCCGGCGTAAATCTCGTGGGAGGAGGCACTGAGGAACTGGGGGTACCCCAGCTGAGGGAAAGCCATGTCCGATAAATCTCTCTCAAAAGTCGGCAAGAGGAGGCGGtggagggaagaaaaaaaaaaaagaaaaaaagaaggaattCCAAAATAGAGAAAAATCACAAATGTGCGTGGATCACCAGAATCTTTGTGAGCGGGAAGTCAAGCTGCTAACGATCCCGGAGTCAAAGCCCCACTTTGGCACGTCGAGGGCGGAGTGATGCGCGCGTTTGGCCGCAGGATCTTTCTGGAAGTGGAGCTGAGTGAGTGATTGGCAACTACTTAAAGCTGCAAGCTCCTCCTATGCCCAGGGCAGGCGATTAGTGCATTGGCTAGCGCGGGTCGTGTGTGctgcgtgcgcgcgcgcgcgcgtgccCGTGCGTGTGACGTGTTTTCCAACAGTACACACAACATGAGGGGAGGAACCTATGAAGTGTGTTACATTTGCACGCTGTCACACACTGCTCATGTAGGCAGGTTCCCAGCTAGAGGGGACCCCCAATACTTTGGGTGTTGGCCCTCAATCACATCTCAAAATAGCTCTCCCAGGGACCAAACTAAGGGATTCTTATTTTCATCACACATATAAACACgtataaaatattatatttgcatattacttacacatacaaagtctcagaGACGTatgagaaagtatccagtaacaaacgtgtccgcatcatgcaATTTACTGCATCAATTAAGATGtgtaaaaataaagtttttgtttttttcatcacAAATCACACATGCCCGAACCTTGCAGGACTCAAACTCATGTCTCTTGTTACACAAGTGAGCACCACTAACCACTGGGAGTGGTCCGATCCGTGttgatatcagaccgatatcaGCGGAAAAAACATGTATCAGTTTGTCTCTAAAATGTAGGACATGTGCCACTTAACATCTAAATGTGCTCCAGttactttttttcttctaatttagtcatttacaaaaggtaaacatgctaggctactaagagctagcagctacacaacagcgagcacactatagcacacaagctagacatacgtaataatcgttgaacaatattgcagtgtcaaacagcacatttgtcaatataaacaagtatgaaatattatatttgcatattacttacacatacaaagtctcagaGACGTatgagaaagtatccagtaacaaacgtgtccgcatcatgcaatttactgcgtcatgagcttaaattAGGGAAATGTGtcaaaataaagttgttttttttcatcacaaATCACACATGCCCGAACCTTGCAGGACTCAAACTCATGTCTCTTGTTACACAAGTGAGCACCACTAACCACTGGGAGTGGCCCGATCCGTgttgatatcggaccgatatcagcGGAAAAAACATGTATCAGTTTGTCTCTAAAATGTAGGACATGTGCCACTTAACATCTAAATGTGCTCCGGttgctttttttcttctaatttagtcatttacaaaaggtaaacatgctaggctactaacggctagcagctacacaacagcgagcacactatagcacacaagctagacatacgtaataatcgttgaacaatattgcagtgtcaaacagcacatttgtcaatataaacaagtatgaaatattatatttgcatattacttacacatacaaagtctccgagACGTATGAGAAAGTAtcgagtaacaaacgtgtccgcatcatgcaATTTATTGCATCATGAGCTTAAATTAAGATGtgtaaaaattaagttgttttttttcatcacaaATCACACATGCCCGAACCTTTCAGGACTCAAACTCATGTCTCTTGTTACACAAGTGAGCACCACTAACCACTGGGAGTGGCCCGATCCGTGttgatatcagaccgatatcaGCGAAAAAACATGTATCAAGTTTGTCTCTAAAATGTAGGACATGTGCCACTTAACATCTAAATGTGCTCCGGttactttttttcttctaatttagtcatttacaaaaggtaaacatgctaggctactaagagctagcagctacacaacagcgagcacactatagcacacaagctagacatacgtaataatcgtcgaacaatattgcagtgtcaaacagcacatttgtcaatataaacaagtatgaaatattatatttgcatattacttacacatacaaagtctcagaGACGTATGAGAAAGTATCCAGtagcaaacgtgtccgcatcatgcaATTTATTGCATCATGAGCTTAAATTAAGATGtgtaaaaatgaagttgttttttttcatcacaaATCACACATGCCCGAACCTTGCAGGACTCAAACTCATGTCTCTTGTTACACAAGTGAGCATCACTAACCACTGGGAGTGGCCCGATCCGTGttgatatcagaccgatatcaGCGGAAAAAACATGTATCAGTTTGTCTCTAAAATGTAGGACATGTGCCACTTAACATCTAAATGTGCTCCGGttactttttttcttctaatttagtcatttacaaaaggtaaacatgctaggctactaagagctagcagctacacaacagcgagcacactatagcacacaagctagacatacgtaagaatcgttgaacaatattgcagtgtcaaacagcacatttgtcaatataaacaagtatgaaatattatatttgcacattacttacacatacaaagtctccaagacgtatgagaaagtatccagtaacaaacgtgtccgcatcatgcaatttactgcatcatgagcttaaatTAAGACGtgtaaaaattaagttgtttttttttcatcacaaATCACACATGCCCGAACCTTGCAGGACTCAAACTCATGTCTCTTGTTACACACGTGAGCATCACTAACCACTGGGAGTGGCCCGATCCGTGttgatatcagaccgatatcaGCGGAAAAAACATGTATCAGTTTGTCTCTAAAATGTAGGACATGTGCCACTTAACATCTAAATGTGCTCCGGttactttttttcttctaatttagtcatttacaaaaggtaaacatgctaggctactaagagctagcagctacacaacagcgagcacactatagcacacaagctagacatacgtaataatcgttgaacaatattgcagtgtcaaacagcacatttgtcaatataaacaagcatgaaatattatatttgcatattacttacacatacaaagtctcagaGACGTATGAGAAAGTAtcgagtaacaaacgtgtccgcatcatgcaatttactgcgtcatgagcttaaattAAGGAGATGTGtcaaaataaagttgtttttttcatcACAAATCACACATGCCCGAACCTTGCAGGACTCAAACTCATGTCTCTTGTTACACAAGTGAGCACCACTAACCACTGGGAGTGGCCCGATCCGTGttgatatcagaccgatatcaGCGAAAAAACATGTATCAGTTTGTCTCTAAAATGTAGGACATGTGCCACTTAACATCTAAATGTGCTCCGGttactttttttcttctaatttagtcatttacaaaaggtaaacatgctaggctactaagagctagcagctacacaacagcgagcacactatagcacacaagctagacatacgtaataatcgttgaacaatattgcagtgtcaaacagcacatttgtcaatataaacaagtatgaaatattatatttgcatattacttacacatacaaagtctcagaGACGTAtgagaaaatatccagtaacaaacgtgtccgcatcatgcaatttactgcatcatgagcttaaatTAAGATGtgtaaaaatgaagttgtttttttttcatcacaaATCACACATGCCCGAACCTTGCAGGACTCAAACTCATGTCTCTTGTTACACACGTGAGCATCACTAACCACTGGGAGTGGCCCGATCCGTGttgatatcagaccgatatcaGCGGAAAAAACATGTATCAGTTTGTCTCTAAAATGTAGGACATGTGCCACTTAACATCTAAATGTGCTCCGGttactttttttcttctaatttagtcatttacaaaaggtaaacatgctaggctactaagagctagcagctacacaacagcgagcacactatagcacacaagctagacatacgtaataatcgtcgaacaatattgcagtgtcaaacagcacatttgtcaatataaacaagtatgaaatatta
This region includes:
- the irx1b gene encoding iroquois-class homeodomain protein IRX-1b, which encodes MAFPQLGYPQFLSASSHEIYAGERPASSREASAESGVSSSAAAAAVGSMLGMYGSPWAAPNYSAFLPYSGAPDLALISQMGSQYELKDSPGAHPASLPAVHAAQSFYPYGQYPYGDPSRAKTATRETTSTLKAWLQEHQKNPYPTKGEKIMLAIITRMTLTQVSTWFANARRRLKKENKVTWGRSAEDRDGRIFSSDNEDEHGKNGSDEEEEEEIDLETVDIERPEEERAGCRKAEMEAADREASTEGSPRTLSAEGLRGVEALSLGKVQPAVVKLDADLSPSRPPQSKPKIWSLAETAAAPDSGAHKAALHAHAHHPALLPGHHGIYTCQIGKLHNWANAAFLNANSLLNMRSLLGGAPGGHVVPSFRGAHASCAARPGRATGASGTEDDSDGDGDSSGSFSPKRDDEDSDHRADSLKSPFQIITDRPHHGSGAQRALTTTL